In Planctomycetota bacterium, the DNA window AACCAGCGGGCGTAGGAGAGCTGCGGGTCGGTCGCGCCGCTCAGGTCGAAGACCGGCGAGATGAGGCGGGTCGGGCCGCCGTCGACGTCGCTGTTGCCGCTGGCGCTGTCGGTCAGGGCGGCGGCGCCCGAGCCGTCGAAGTCGACGGGCGGGTCCTCGTCGCGATCATCGCCCGCGCCGCGCGGCCGGTCGAAGTTCCAGCCGCCGTCGGTCAGGGCGATGTCCTGGGTGGTCCAGCCGGTGCTGTCCTCGTAGTCGAAGATGGCCACGACCGCACCGACGGGCACGACGAAGCCGCGGGCGGGCGGGAAGCGGAGGCTGGTGCCGTCGCTGGCCTGGCCGGTCACGAAGAAGCTCAGATCGGTGAAGGCGTCCTGGCCCGGGATGCTTGCGGTGAAGTCATCGCCCGAGGGCGTAAACGCGATGGTCTGGGTGCTGCCGTCGGCGATGACGTTCAGCTCCAGCGAGCCATCGACGAGCGAGGCGGAGACCTCCTCGATCGATACAACCACGTCGCCCGAGGCGCCGGGATCCAGCGCGGCCGGACTCTCGACGAGCTCGATCACGACCGTATCGAGCGCGGGGCAATCGACGCCGTGGCGGTCGAAGGCCGCGCAGATGTCGTCGTAGTTGGGCGTGCCGTTGCCGAGGATGCCGTCATCGTCATCGATGGTCAGGACCTCGATGGCGGTCCGCGGGTTTGCGGAGTTCAGGCCCTCGCCGCCGAGCGTGATCAGCGACCAGCCGACGAAGAGGTCGCGGGCGACCTCGAGGCCCTCGGCCGAGCCCAGCGTGTCGCCGAGGTTCAGCCGCGTCCAGCGCCAGGTGCCGCCGAGGATCTGGCCGCACGTGTGGATGGCGCCCGAGGAGCAGGGGAACTGCTGGCGGGCGGTCTCGGGGCGACGGATGGGACCCGAGCCGGGGCCGAAGAACTGCTCGCCGACGATGCCGGTGTCGTAGAGCATGATGGCGACGCTGTCGCCGTAGCCCTCGCCGAAGGCGCCCTGGGCGAGGCCCAGGCGGTTGACGATGAAGTGGCCGTACTCGTGGGCGATGACCGTTGAAAAAGCGGTGTTGACGCAGCCGCCGAGGTTGCGGAAGAAGTTGATCGACAGGTCGAAGCCCGAGAAGAACGCGTTGCACGAGTCGTTGAGGTTGACGTTGGCGACGGTCTGGCGATCCAGGCCCGTGAAGCCCGGCGCTCGCGTCTTCATGAGGTCGTAGGTCAGGTTGGTGCCGATCAGCGTGTTGACCTGCGAGGTCTCGAACTCGCTGGGCGTCTCGTTGAAGAGCAGCATGGCCGGCCCGGGGGGCGTGACGGTGGTGCTGGCGGTTAGCTCGCTGCCGCGATCGTTGACGATGCGGACGAAGGGACCCGAGAGCTCGGCGTCGACGGTCACGGGATCGGTGCCGCCGAAGGGGATGGTGAAGCTGCCATCCAGTTCGGTGACGGCGCTGGCGCCGCCACGGATCATGACCTCGAGAAGGGGCAGATCCTGCTCGGTGGCGGGGTTGGTGGCGATGTCGGGCGCCGTGCCGGGGGTGGCCAGGCCGCGGGCCGTGCCGTCCACGTCGGTGCTGTGCACCAGCGAGCCGACGAAGAGCTGCTCGCCGGTCTCGGCGTCGATGATGATCTCGTAGGCCTCCGAGACGATCGGGAAGCCCACGTGCCGCGCCTTGGTGCGCCATGCCGGCCGGGTCACGGCCGACTTGGCGCCATCGCCCTTGTTGAAGAAGGCGATGAGCTCGGGCTCGGACCACTCGACGAAGTCAGCGAAGCGGACGTCGCCCTGGGCGGCGTCGAGAGCCTGGTCGGCGTTGACGAAGACGATGTCGTCCAGGTCGCCATCGTCGTTCATCGCCAGCTTGCCGGAGGCGTAGACGACGGCGTGGTCGCTGCCACGATCGAGCACCAGGATGCGGCCGTTGCCGCCCTGGACCGCCAGGCCATCGATGGACTGCTCGAACTGGAAGGCGGTGAACCGGCCGTTACGGACCGTGGTCTGCTGGGTGAACTCCCAGTCGAACTCGCCGACGCCGAACTCCTGCGCGTGCGCGAACAGGAACAGCTCGGCGGCCGCCTCCGGGGTCGCGGCGGCGAGCATGGGCACGCCGTAGAACGCCTCCATGCGTCCGCTAACGTGCTCGACGGTCCGCAGGCCCGGATAGAGGTCGGTCAGGCGATCGCCCACCACGTCGTCCGCGGCTGCGGTCGCCGACAGGGCAGCGCCGGCGATGCATGGCAGCACGCAGAGTGTCTTCTGATAACGGTGCAAGGAACGCTCCCCATGTCTCTGGGCCGCTTGGCCTTCGGGCCGTCGGCTTGTGATTCGCTCTCCCCGGCGATCGGTACGAGCCGATTCCGGGGCGGATGCGGTGACTAGGCCGCACCCCTCATACACGGCCGTTGAATCTCGCGCGTTACATATTGATTCGCGTGGTGTCATTTTGATGCCACCGTGGTGGCATGTGATTTCCCTGGTTTTGGATCACGTTCTCAAATAAAGACGCCCGTCCCTTTCGGGACGGGCGTCGTGGATGGGTCACGGATCGGCTAGGACCGATTACGGGCAGCCGGCATCGAACAGGTTCTGGAACTCCAGGAAGTCGAAGAGGCTCAGCGAGCCGTCGCCGTCCAGGTCGGCGGCGAGATCGCCGGCATCGAAGGCGTTCTGGAACGCCAGGAAGTCGAAGATGGACAGCTCGCCGTCGCCGTCGAAGTCGGCGAGGCAGTCGCCATCGCAGCGGAAGCCGGAGATGGACAGCGCGTCGATCGCCGCCTCGGTGATCGAGTCGTTGGGGTTGTCGGCCACCGAGAAGCGGATCCGGAAGGCGCTGGTCAGCTCGACGAAATCGGTGATCGGGAAGCTGGCCTGCTGCCACTCGACGGCGCCGCCGTCGTCGGTCACCGACTCGAGCAGCGTCCAGCTGGAGCCGCCGTCGTCGGAGACCTCGATGGTCAGGAAGTCGTCGCCGTCGTCGTTGAAGAACCAGCGGGCGTAGCTGATCTCCGAGTCGCCCGGCGCGTTCGACAGGTCGATGACCGGCGAGGTCAGCACCGTCGGGCCGCCGTCGAGGTCCTCGGTCGCCAGGTTGCCCGTGACGAACGCGGCGCCCGAGCCGTCGAAGTCGGCCGAGGGATCGCCGCGGCCGCCGTCGACGGGCACGCCGGCTTCCCAGCTGCCGAACGCGACGGACGTGTCGGCCACGTCCCAGCCGGCGGCGTCCTCGAAGTCGTAGCTCGCGGCCACCTCGAAGGTGCCCACGCGATCGACCGAGAACGGCTCGATTGCGCCCAGCGGCGGAATGCTCACCTGGGTGCCACCGCTGCCGAGAGCCTCGACGTAGAACTGCGGCAGGAAGTCGCACTGAGCGGCCGGCAGATCGAAGATCCACTGGTCGCCATCGGCCGTCATCGCGGCGCTCACGAAGCCCGCGCCCTCGACGTCGTAGAAGATGGTCGGCGTGCCGACGAGGGTCTCGTCGCCCTCGACGACCTCGACCGCGATGCCGAGCTCGGCGCCCGGATCGAGCACGCCGGGCACCTCGCTGACCAGCGACAGGCCGATGGTCGGCGTGACGCCGGCGACGACCATCGAGTAGACCGCATCGAGCCCGGGGGTGTCCGGGTGGCCGTCCTCGTTGATCTCCGAGGCGATGACCTCGACGGTCCACACGCCGCCCGCCGGGTTCTCGATGAAGACGTTCTCGACGGTGTCGAGGGTGTTGGGATCGCCGCCGGGCGTCGAGAGGTTGCCCGTGGCCAGGCCGTTGTTGCCCCAGTACACCTCGCCGGTGGGCGAGGTGACCTTGAGCGTCAGGTCATTGATGCGATCGATGGTGGCCGACACCGTGCCCTGCGGGTCGGGGTAGGCCATGGTCACGCGGAGGTCGGGCTCGCCCGAGGCCACCTTGACGCTATAGGCGTTGGTCGCCAGCGGCTGGATCACGTCCGCCTGGTCGACGATGAAGAAGCGATCCCGCTCGTCGTACATCTTGCGGAGGTCGGCCATGCCCCAGCCCTGCGTGAAGCGGGTCATGTCGGTGGTGTCGGGGTCGTAGCGGAAGGCGCTGCTGATCATCATCGCCTTCGCGGTCGTCGCCGACGGGCGGTTGTCGAAGACCGAGGCGCCCGGCAGCGGCACGCCGCCGTTCCACACGCCCTCGGACCACATCTGGAAGAAGAGGCCGAAGTGGCCCGCGGTGATGGGCGTCGCGCCGCTGGTGCCGCCGAACTGGGTGTAGGCGGTGACCCCGCCGGTGGTGGCGGCCGTGGTCTGGTCGTAGAAGTGCGCCAGGTCGGGCTTGATGCGGCCGTCGCCGGCGGGGCCCGTGCTGCCGCCAAAGCAGTGGCAGTCGTCGCTGCGGGTCAGCGTGCCCTGGTGCACGATGCCGCCCACCGAGACGATGTTCTTCGCCCAGGCCTGCGGACGCGACGGGGTGCTGCCCGAGTTGGACTGCGACTGGGTGATCAGGATGTCGAAGTCGAACAGGATGTCGTCCATCTCGGCCGAGATCGTCGTGTACGTCGTCTCGCGCGGATCGCCCCAGCTGTTGGTCTGGAACACGGCGCGGTAGATGTCGCTCGGATCGACGAGCTCTTCGGTGTGCGTGTACCGATCACTCCGGGCGGGACCGCCGTAGTCGGCCATGATCTGCTGCTCGGCGTCGGGCAGGAAGCCGCGGGCGTCGGCCCGCACGCCCGGCGCGAACACGATGCTGAACACCGCGGTGCCGTGCGACTGCGAGTCCACCGGGCCGTGCAGCAGCACGTCCATGTCGGCGAACTCTTGGTGGGCGGTAAACAGGCCGCTGTCCATCACCTCGCCGCGGACGCCCTGGCCCGTGAAGCCCAGCTCGTCCTCGATGTAGTTCGCGCCGCCGATCTCACGGGCGATGTCCGCGTCGTCCTCGGGCTGGCCGCGGAAGTCCATGTAGAGGACCTCGGACCGCTGGGCGAGCGAGAGCAGCTGGCCGTCGGTCAGCGTTGCCTCCAGGCGGCCGACCTCGGGCACCAGGGCCGTCACCTCGCTGCCGATCGCGGTGATGTGCGCCTGCAGGGCGGCCATCGTCTCGGGATCGTCGTTGAGCGCGAGGATCGAGTAGTTCTGGATCACCGTCGAGTCGCCCGACAGGATCAGCCGCTGCAGGTCCGGCTCGTGCAGCTTGTACGCGGGGTGGTACTCGCCCACCCACCGCACGAAGGGCAGATCCGCAACCGCGTCGACCTGTGCGGGATCGATGGTCACGATCTGGGCCTGGTCGGCCAGGAAGCGCTCGACCTGGCCGCCGAGGTCGGCGATCGCCTGGCCGTAGGCCTCCAGCGGCTGCGAGACGTACTGCACGATGAACGCGCGGCTGTCCGCGGTCGCCCGCAGCTCCCGCGGCACCGCCGGCGTGGTGACGGCCGGGTCGAACTCGGCGTAGCGCAGGCGGATCGTGGGCCGCTGCTCCACCACGCGATCGACGCCCTGGCCGTCCAGGCTGATGGCCACCATCGGGGTGCCGTTCTCGGTCCACGTCTGCACGTAGCCCTGGCCGACCTGTAGGGTGCTCGGTCCCGTCTGCGCGGCCACGGCGAAGCCGCTGCAGGCCACGAGGGCGGCCGCGGAGGCAACGAAGTTCTGCGAACGGATGTGTCGGTGCATTGCTCGTCCTCTTCCGGTGCTAGAGCCCGCCCGCATCCACGCGGGGGCCAGGGGACCGGGGTTTCTTTATCAGGCCTACGGACAACCCGCCTATGGCGTAACCGCCCCCGTGGGTTTGTACGCCCGCCCCGTCGGGTTTATACAGGATGCTCGGCAACACGCCGGCGGACAAGCCGATCGGACGTGCCGAGGAGGTGGTATTCACCCTATGCGTCCGAAAACCGAATTGGTCCGTAGCCCCGGGGTGCCCGGGGCGGGCCGGCGGAAGTGCGCGAGGAGGGATTCGAACCCCCGAAGGCGTATGCCAGCAGATTTACAGTCTGCCCCCGTTGGCCACTTGGGTACTCGCGCAGAGCGGCCCCGATGGTAGACCGCGGGCCTCCGAGCCGCCATGCTGCGGCGATGCGGCCGATTCGCCGGTCTGCCCGCAGCTCCGAGAATACACTGCGGCACGGCCAGCCCGCGTTCCGCGTCTGGTCGAATTCGCGCATCCGAACATTTACCGACGGAGCATGGCCCATGTCGACCACCGCACCCCCGAAGGCCGGCCTCGAGGGCATCATCGCCGGCGACACCAGCATCTGCAACGTCGAGCAGGATGCGCTGATCTACCGCGGCTACGAGATCCACGATCTGGCCGACAACGCCACCTTCGAGGAGGTGGCCTACCTGCTGCTGGTCGGCGAGAAGCCCGGCGACGAGGACCTGCGCTTCTTCAAGGACGAGCTCGTCGCCAACCGGGCCCTGCCGAGCCCGGTGATCGACTACCTGATGACGGTGCGGCCGATGGTCGAGGCCGGCAGCGCCGTGCCGATGGACCTGCTGCGGACGGCCGTGAGCATCCTGGCCAACCTGGACAAGGAGAGC includes these proteins:
- a CDS encoding GC-type dockerin domain-anchored protein translates to MLPCIAGAALSATAAADDVVGDRLTDLYPGLRTVEHVSGRMEAFYGVPMLAAATPEAAAELFLFAHAQEFGVGEFDWEFTQQTTVRNGRFTAFQFEQSIDGLAVQGGNGRILVLDRGSDHAVVYASGKLAMNDDGDLDDIVFVNADQALDAAQGDVRFADFVEWSEPELIAFFNKGDGAKSAVTRPAWRTKARHVGFPIVSEAYEIIIDAETGEQLFVGSLVHSTDVDGTARGLATPGTAPDIATNPATEQDLPLLEVMIRGGASAVTELDGSFTIPFGGTDPVTVDAELSGPFVRIVNDRGSELTASTTVTPPGPAMLLFNETPSEFETSQVNTLIGTNLTYDLMKTRAPGFTGLDRQTVANVNLNDSCNAFFSGFDLSINFFRNLGGCVNTAFSTVIAHEYGHFIVNRLGLAQGAFGEGYGDSVAIMLYDTGIVGEQFFGPGSGPIRRPETARQQFPCSSGAIHTCGQILGGTWRWTRLNLGDTLGSAEGLEVARDLFVGWSLITLGGEGLNSANPRTAIEVLTIDDDDGILGNGTPNYDDICAAFDRHGVDCPALDTVVIELVESPAALDPGASGDVVVSIEEVSASLVDGSLELNVIADGSTQTIAFTPSGDDFTASIPGQDAFTDLSFFVTGQASDGTSLRFPPARGFVVPVGAVVAIFDYEDSTGWTTQDIALTDGGWNFDRPRGAGDDRDEDPPVDFDGSGAAALTDSASGNSDVDGGPTRLISPVFDLSGATDPQLSYARWFRNDDQDIDNMLIEVSDDGGASWSILEDVSDEPVGWVVREFRIADVAELTDGFRVRFSVTDNPNDSVTEAGIDRFWILDDAGSSCPADIDGDGSLTIFDFLAFQTAFDAGDPIADFDGDGSLTIFDFLAFQTAFDAGCP
- a CDS encoding GC-type dockerin domain-anchored protein, with protein sequence MHRHIRSQNFVASAAALVACSGFAVAAQTGPSTLQVGQGYVQTWTENGTPMVAISLDGQGVDRVVEQRPTIRLRYAEFDPAVTTPAVPRELRATADSRAFIVQYVSQPLEAYGQAIADLGGQVERFLADQAQIVTIDPAQVDAVADLPFVRWVGEYHPAYKLHEPDLQRLILSGDSTVIQNYSILALNDDPETMAALQAHITAIGSEVTALVPEVGRLEATLTDGQLLSLAQRSEVLYMDFRGQPEDDADIAREIGGANYIEDELGFTGQGVRGEVMDSGLFTAHQEFADMDVLLHGPVDSQSHGTAVFSIVFAPGVRADARGFLPDAEQQIMADYGGPARSDRYTHTEELVDPSDIYRAVFQTNSWGDPRETTYTTISAEMDDILFDFDILITQSQSNSGSTPSRPQAWAKNIVSVGGIVHQGTLTRSDDCHCFGGSTGPAGDGRIKPDLAHFYDQTTAATTGGVTAYTQFGGTSGATPITAGHFGLFFQMWSEGVWNGGVPLPGASVFDNRPSATTAKAMMISSAFRYDPDTTDMTRFTQGWGMADLRKMYDERDRFFIVDQADVIQPLATNAYSVKVASGEPDLRVTMAYPDPQGTVSATIDRINDLTLKVTSPTGEVYWGNNGLATGNLSTPGGDPNTLDTVENVFIENPAGGVWTVEVIASEINEDGHPDTPGLDAVYSMVVAGVTPTIGLSLVSEVPGVLDPGAELGIAVEVVEGDETLVGTPTIFYDVEGAGFVSAAMTADGDQWIFDLPAAQCDFLPQFYVEALGSGGTQVSIPPLGAIEPFSVDRVGTFEVAASYDFEDAAGWDVADTSVAFGSWEAGVPVDGGRGDPSADFDGSGAAFVTGNLATEDLDGGPTVLTSPVIDLSNAPGDSEISYARWFFNDDGDDFLTIEVSDDGGSSWTLLESVTDDGGAVEWQQASFPITDFVELTSAFRIRFSVADNPNDSITEAAIDALSISGFRCDGDCLADFDGDGELSIFDFLAFQNAFDAGDLAADLDGDGSLSLFDFLEFQNLFDAGCP